In Coleofasciculaceae cyanobacterium, a single genomic region encodes these proteins:
- a CDS encoding AAA-like domain-containing protein, with protein MITIEDALYLVDRAIKPERLNSVQELILTQCWSGKTYQQIADASGYDPDYVRVVGSRLWQLLSKSLGEKITKNNFRSVLRQQPSQVNEQDSVRGGISALELPNTPVPLDSALYIQRPPTESQAYEEIVKPGALIRIKAPKHMGKTSLVMRILAHAQSRGYRTVRLNLLQAEDNVLSNLERLLRWFCANITLQLGIESLIDDYWDEDLGFKVSCTTYLQGYILGQLDSALVVTLDEVNRLFKYPQVAQEFLPLLRFWHEEANNVPIWQKLRLIVTHSTEIYISFDLTQSPFNVGLSLRLNEFNWSQVHELAQRYGLDRDEFEIEIEQIKSLAQIVNGHPCLINLAFCHLVTQNGDIAQIIREAVTDTGIYQDHLRGHLIALSEHPELAAAYKQVIKSDEPVILNSLVAYELESMGLVKLEENKTIPRCELYRLYFRDRL; from the coding sequence ATGATAACTATCGAAGACGCGCTGTATCTAGTCGATCGTGCCATCAAGCCAGAGAGATTAAATTCCGTTCAGGAGCTGATCTTGACTCAATGCTGGTCTGGTAAAACTTATCAACAAATCGCCGATGCCTCTGGCTACGATCCTGACTATGTGAGGGTAGTTGGCTCTCGTCTTTGGCAGCTCCTCTCCAAATCTTTGGGCGAAAAGATTACGAAAAATAACTTTCGCTCAGTTTTACGACAACAGCCTAGTCAGGTCAATGAACAAGACAGCGTTAGGGGAGGTATTTCTGCCCTGGAGCTACCAAATACTCCTGTTCCTCTAGATTCAGCACTATACATACAGCGTCCTCCTACAGAATCTCAAGCTTATGAAGAGATTGTCAAACCTGGAGCATTAATTAGAATTAAAGCTCCAAAGCACATGGGCAAAACGTCTCTGGTGATGAGAATTCTCGCTCATGCCCAGTCTAGAGGTTATCGCACAGTTAGATTAAACCTACTTCAGGCAGAAGACAATGTACTGAGCAATTTAGAGCGTTTACTGCGCTGGTTTTGCGCCAATATAACTCTCCAGTTAGGCATTGAATCTTTGATCGATGATTATTGGGATGAAGATTTGGGGTTTAAAGTTAGCTGTACTACCTATTTACAGGGATATATTTTAGGGCAGTTAGACAGTGCTTTAGTTGTCACTCTAGATGAAGTCAATCGCCTCTTTAAATATCCTCAAGTTGCTCAAGAATTTTTACCGCTGCTGCGCTTCTGGCATGAAGAAGCTAACAACGTCCCTATTTGGCAAAAGCTGCGTTTAATTGTTACCCACTCCACAGAAATCTATATTTCTTTCGACCTGACTCAATCTCCGTTTAATGTTGGCTTGTCTTTGAGATTAAATGAATTTAATTGGTCACAAGTCCATGAATTAGCTCAACGCTATGGGCTAGACCGAGATGAATTTGAGATTGAGATTGAACAAATAAAGTCCTTGGCGCAGATTGTGAACGGTCATCCTTGTTTAATTAACTTGGCTTTTTGTCATCTGGTTACTCAAAATGGCGATATTGCCCAAATTATTCGTGAAGCAGTAACTGATACAGGTATTTATCAAGACCATTTACGGGGTCATTTAATTGCTTTGAGCGAGCATCCTGAATTAGCAGCAGCTTATAAACAGGTAATTAAATCTGATGAGCCAGTAATCTTAAATTCTCTTGTTGCTTATGAGCTAGAAAGTATGGGGCTAGTCAAGTTAGAAGAAAATAAAACTATTCCTAGGTGCGAGCTTTATCGACTTTATTTTCGTGATCGCCTTTAA
- a CDS encoding DUF4336 domain-containing protein — MSQIKTNELSHNQIEDRDYYWRFWANVPIYPYSQRRTLRREILPDTIWTFDQLQGIFYVVVPIRMTVVRLERGGLLVYAPVAPTRQCIRLVQELVDRYGAVKYIILPTISGLEHKYFVGPFARKFPDATVFVAPNQWSFPVDLPLSWLGFPAQRTKVLPADSSQTPFADEFDYAILGDIDLRFGQFEEVALLHRRSQTLLVTDSIVSIPSHPPEIIEQDLFPLLFHARENGREPITDSPENRLKGWQRICLFSLYFRSSVLDTPSLGKILADAWRSPNKSAQAYWGLFPFQWKANWSDSFARLRRDGRLLVAPILQTLILNRAPQETLQWANTIASWNFERIVPCHFTAPIRATPQQFRQAFSFLESNDQHDLPEADLKTLKNIDALLYKPGIVPPPQPKIRRKI, encoded by the coding sequence ATTATTGGCGATTTTGGGCAAACGTACCGATTTATCCTTACAGTCAGCGACGCACCCTGCGACGAGAAATTTTACCAGACACAATCTGGACTTTCGATCAGCTTCAAGGCATTTTTTATGTAGTTGTGCCGATTCGCATGACTGTGGTAAGACTGGAGCGAGGTGGACTTTTGGTCTATGCTCCTGTTGCTCCAACTAGGCAATGTATCCGCTTGGTTCAAGAACTGGTCGATCGCTACGGAGCGGTTAAATACATTATTCTGCCCACTATTTCGGGATTAGAGCATAAATATTTTGTCGGGCCTTTTGCGCGTAAGTTTCCTGATGCTACAGTATTTGTTGCCCCAAATCAGTGGAGTTTTCCTGTAGATTTGCCCTTAAGCTGGCTGGGGTTTCCTGCTCAACGAACGAAGGTTTTGCCCGCGGACAGCAGCCAAACGCCTTTTGCTGACGAGTTTGATTACGCTATTTTGGGCGATATCGATTTGAGATTTGGTCAATTTGAAGAGGTAGCGTTGTTACACAGGCGATCGCAAACCTTATTAGTAACAGACTCAATAGTCTCTATTCCCAGTCATCCACCAGAAATTATCGAGCAGGATCTGTTTCCTCTCTTGTTTCATGCCAGAGAAAACGGCAGAGAACCAATTACCGACAGCCCCGAAAATCGCCTCAAAGGTTGGCAAAGGATTTGCTTATTTTCGCTGTATTTTCGCTCTAGCGTTTTAGATACACCTAGCCTGGGTAAAATTTTAGCCGATGCCTGGCGATCGCCAAATAAGTCAGCTCAAGCCTATTGGGGTTTGTTTCCCTTTCAATGGAAAGCTAATTGGTCAGATTCTTTTGCTCGCTTGCGTCGAGATGGTCGTCTACTAGTCGCGCCAATCTTGCAAACCTTAATTCTCAATCGCGCTCCTCAAGAAACTCTTCAGTGGGCAAATACAATTGCTAGCTGGAACTTTGAGCGGATCGTTCCCTGTCATTTTACTGCCCCGATCCGCGCCACTCCCCAACAGTTTCGTCAGGCATTTAGTTTTTTGGAATCAAACGATCAGCACGATCTCCCAGAAGCCGATCTCAAAACCCTAAAAAATATTGATGCCTTGCTGTATAAACCTGGTATTGTTCCGCCTCCCCAACCAAAAATCAGGCGCAAAATATAA